The DNA window GACCAGTTAAGTTCCTGTAGCGTGCTCACAGTTAGAAGTTGCATAATGATCGTTGACTTTAGAAAGGAGGGCCATGCCCTGAATGTCTTTTCAAAGAAGGTGGAGCTGAACATACAGCACTAAGTGATCACTGCGGCTCCTTGCTCTGTTCCCCATGAGCTCCGGAACGTTCTGCAGCTGTTCTCCTTTGACAGACGGTCTAGACCCCGCCctctgttcagtgttcagttgaGATTCacattggggtggggtggggtggtttggGATGTGTGTTCATCTCCTCATTTTAGGGCCTGACCAAGATCACTGATGGTGGATTTCACCTTGCGGTGGTctaataaggggggggggggggggggtgtctaaCAGCAGCTTTACCCAAGACTGACTAACCACTGGTGTGATATGGGAACTTATAGGGGGAGTGGGAATTGTGGGATAGCCCAACGTCAGCTCTTGTATATTCAGggaatttgtgtgtatgtgtagtacAGTCCGCTGTGtaagggtgtgggtgtgtgctttaGCAGGTGAATTAGACTTTTTGGGCACTACCAGGCGTGTAGCCAtgtcagtgacatcacttcccCCCTGGAGTAGATTGAGTTCCTGAACTCGGTCATCGTGGACCTGCAGCGGAAGAACGAGGAGCTGAAGGCCAATATGGAGAAGATGGCGGAGGCTGCGCTGAACGGAAATAACGCCAGCGAGCTGGACAACTACGAAGGGTCAGTTTCTCTTACCTTTCGGTTTTCTTCTGaccgtttcctgtttcctgtgcagcCTGACCGTTTCCTGTGCAGACTGaccgtttcctgtttcctgtgcagcctgactgtttcctgtgcaggctgaccgtttcctgtttcctctccCCCTGCACAGCTTGGAAGCCCCCTCCAAGAAGAAGCCCCCGCCGCGGCTCTTCTGCGACATCTGCGACTGCTTCGACCTCCACGACACCGAGGACTGCCCCACGCAGGCCCAGGCGcccgactcccccccccacaccgcttACCACGGCAACCGCGCAGACCAGCGGCCCTACTGTGACATCTGCGAGGTGTTCGGCCACTCGACCGACTCCTGCAACGATGACCAGACCTTCTGAGtacctctgccccgcccctgcgccacacacacacacacacacacacacgcgcgcgcacacacacacacacacacacacacacacacactctcacacgttGTTCCTCAAACAATCTCATGCTAGCCTGGCTTCCACAGCACTTTCTGTTGTATGAACATGGATATGTGTGTAAATCCaaatgcatgcgtgtgtgtgcaagtgtgtgtgtacgtgtgcgagtgtgtacgtgtgcgagtgtgtgtgcgagtgtgagtgcaagtgtgtgagtgcaagtgtgtgtgtacgtgtgcgagtgtgtgtgtgtgtttgtaaagctTCAGCTGTCCCCCAAAGCCCTGACTGTGTGGAGACTTTGGGACGGAGGCGGGAGGGTGGAGACTTTGGGACAGAGGCGGGAGGGTGGAGACTTTGGGACAGAGGCGGGAGGGTGGTTTATcaggacaaaacaaacaaactcataCTTGATTGTGTGTAAAAAAGGCTGacttaaacaacaacaaacaatcCACATTTTCTTTTGACTTCTCAATCTTCAGTGAGCTGTTCAGGTagggcgtggggggtggggttcagtttatttaatttaactttgtttttttttgttttgttttcacggTTGTGTCAAAAACATGCGTTAGAATCTTCCGGGGGTTGCCTTCCGTGTCAGTGTGGGGTTGTGGGACGAGTCCTCGGGGTGCGTGTGGAGGTGCGTGTGGCAGGCACACGGGTGTGGAGGCTGACTACAGCCATGATGTCGGCGGCGCTGCTTGTAGCCCAggcccaaaatggccgccgtggaGAAGGCCAAAACAGTCGCTTATAATCTATTGCACTGTACACTTTATACCCAGCTCCTTTTAATTGCCTTTATATGAAcatgtttaaattataatttttaaaaaggataaaGAGAATAATAATACTGTCAGATTTTATgtgctgccttttttttgtcttttatgaATGTTAAGTTACCtgtacaataaacaaaaataaaaaagcaaaccgTTTGGGTCATATTGTATCTCTCAGATAcacctgttaaataaatgtggaaactATGACTGTAAATACCTGCtgaacaaatttatttttattttattttttttttgaggtggaAAAAAGTAGTAATGGGAGAATATGGAGCTACCAGTTACCAGCATCTGTGACTTACTGATTTCAGCCAATCGCTGCGTTCTGCTGTGGACAGCAGAagcattttgattggtttaaaCAAGTCACTGATAGCCAGCTCATTGCAACTCCACCAATCGCGGGGCTGATGAGGCCTTACTCTCCCATTGCCGGGGGAAACGTCCGGAGCTGTGACACGGGGACACGGGCGGCTCTGTTTCCTGGGCTTTGGCCCTCCAGTGGTTTTGGGGAGGGCTCCCGAATGTAAAACTGTGGTGGCCGGGGGAGGCTTATTCAGAGGCAGTATTGTGGACTGTATCTGCTTAAATAAACGGTGATAATCTTTTATGGGtgttttcagatattttttatAAAGCGTGCATTCTCTACATATTAAATAGGCaatcatttggggggggggggaaaggctgATCACTTTGGTCGATTGGATGGTCTCTGTTAAAACCGACGAGAAAGGTTTAATTTTAGCATAAAGCTTGTAGCCATGGTGATTGAGGCaaacatttcttattttgtaCACAATGTTTATTCTTGAATTAAAGCATATTTTACTGCTAAATATATGCTGTTTTAATTCATCATTCCTGGCTCAGTATTGTAGTTTGGCAGTTTTCCAGTGTATGAATTGTACTTCTTTgcgttgcattttttttttttgcgttgtCTAAAAACTAGCTGTTCATgacttttcacttttcactttgTTTATCCCTTTTATGAATTCAAAGGCCCCAATCAAATCACCCccgagtctccttttactaaatCTGAACCACTCTCATTGCATTTCAGTCCTTTACGGTTGCAGAGTTGGTCCTGTTGCTAAGTGATATTTTGGCATGGTCACTTATTTTCACCAGTGTCCATAatgaaattccattttaatATGACCCTACGTTTTGGTGAGTAACGTGCAACACGTTTCAGCGAAAAGTCTCACGAGAACCATGGGAATTAACTTTTACCAGCAATTATTTTTATCACACAAAAATCGCAAACCAGCATGTTGGCACAAGATGGCTTTTGCTCGATCCATTTAGcatattttgccatttcagaTCATCCTCAGCTCAGCGTGTGACACTCATAactttacttttatatttaaaccACACCgtttaaatgcataatttaaatacaggttttttgaaaaattcattGGCGTCAATATTTCATTTGACATTTGCcgttttcatatttattttgaagcccgtttaaaaatgtaagaaaagcaTTCACTGTACATGCAGCTGGGCCAAGTCTACAGCCCAGTTTCACCTTCATCACAGTTTTAGGGATTTCCTGGCGCAGATCAAGTTTGGGTCGTTGACCATAGACCACATGACCCACATCTCCGTGGGGGTCAGCTTGTGCACCAGCATGAGGTCTCTGTAGATGCAGGGGTCAAAGGGCGTGCTCTTTTGGCGGTACCCAAACGTTCTGAAGCCGTCGTGGAAGACGAGCTGCACCTTCATCTTCTCCAGACACATGCCCACGAAGACGTCGTCGATGGGGAACAGGTCGGTGTCTCGGGCTGCCAGGTCTAGACCGATCACCGTCTGACGGGACATCAGGTAGCCGCCCCCTCCCGCGTAGGGCGGGTACTCGTTTCTGGGGAACATCTCCACCGGGATGAAGTATTTGGTTTGGCGGTGCCGAATGGGCCGGGCCTTGCGGATGATGTCCCCGGCGAACAGCGGGTCGGTCGGGCTCTTGTCCCGGAGGAACTCCAGCAGGTTCCCCGTGTGGACGAAGACGTCGTCGTCCCCCTTCAGCACAAATCGGGCCGAGCGGCACTCCCGGCCGAACCAGCGGAGGAAGTGGACCTCCTTCAGCGTCAGGTTGAAGAAGCTGTCCGCGAAGTCCCACTGGAGGATGTCGCCGAACCgcctgctctcctgctccaggAGCCTCTGCAGAGGGTAGCCCCTCACCCCGTCCTGGGACCGGCCCAGGAGGAACACCAGCCTCACCCTCTTGCCCTCGATGGTGCCCGCTCGCGCCCAGGTGTTCCGCAGGGCACTGCGGCGGTCGATCTGGGCGGCGGTGGACTTGACGGCCAGCAGGAGGAACAGGTCCGGGGGGCAGGCGCGGGGGCTCAGCAGCCGGGGGAACGCCCGGCAGTGCTTGTGCCGGAGGAAGAGGCGGTGAGCGGCGGGAAGGTCCCGCGGAATGTCCGCCAGGCTTCCGTTCCGCGGGCACTCTGGGACGGGGGCCGGCGTTCGGGACGGGGTGTGGCTCGGCTTGGCCCAGAAGCTCCCGTTCTGAAAGTTCCGACTGTCCGACTGGGCCGGTCGCACCCCGGTCCTCCCCAGGGCCTGAAAGGGCCCAAAATCCACCCAGCCAAAGAGGAAGCACAAGATTGGAGTGAGCAGCAAGATGCAGCAACCCAAGACGCTGTTCTGAATTTTGCATCTGGGGGTCTTCATGGCTCTGGAAGAGAGCAGTAGTGACCGTATTAAGATTAGTAGTTTTAGTTATTAGTATTAATTAGTAAAAGGAGTCTCAGGgatgatttgattgaggcttttaaattcataaaggcgATCAGAGTACTActagagattcttcaggttgagttctgttagtagaacaagagGACAtaactggaatgttttttttttttttccacgatTACTTGCCATTGTATATTACCAACCATGGTAACCATAGGTCTTGTGTACAAACGGATGTGTCCAcatactatttttttaaatttatattatcAAATGAGTGCAGTTAGTGTATCCGCACTTTAGTTAATAACTAAGAGATGATAGTCTTGCGTACAATAAATCACAGTCACAAAAATCCTCAAATCTTGTTTAACTGCTCAATATGCTTTTCAAcaatcaaccacctagaaatattgttttttttaaatgtccttgaTAAGGATCGTACTTGAATCCAATAATCAGTAGCTTAGAGGCAGTTGGATATGGCTTTACCGTTTGCACAGGAGAAAAGGACCGAGAAGTTTAATTTAACCAGTTTTAAATTGAACAAATTCAGGATACACCAGTCATCCTGTTTGTTAGTTTCGTATCAGTGCCTTGAAGCCATCACGCAAACACTCCGTACAATTTAGCTATTGCGTTTTATGACTCATTCGTAGCATCAGCGAAatagactattattattattattatatactgttTGTCCGATGGTTGAGTAAAATACCATCCAAAAAGTGGCTGGATACAACCCTTGATGCAGGTAAATATTTAGGACCGCTAATAAATACCGTATGACATTCCCTGTCCTGGAGAATCGGCTGTTTGTCTTTCTTCGCAAAATCTGTTAAATACGGGCAAAAAAGCGGGGTGTATTATGAACACTAAACTTGGCTGAATGTGTGGAGGAGGTAGCCTACAATGCCACGGGCGAACTGAGGCGAAATTTGTGCACCTGGCGCAAATTCTGATTGCAGTAAAATTGTATTAACGATATGATCGATAGTATGACAGCTAGTAAGCCACTCTTATTcaatttgtttacttatttactcCGTAAACGACATTTACtagattaatttaaaaagtactgCTATCAAAATAACCGCTATCCGTTTTAATTATAGCCTACAGTATGCTATTTAACCTATACAATTTAAAGGTGGGATTTCTTTGTTAAACgctgcatttgaaaatgattctATTCCAATAGACTGATTCATTTTCCAGTGGACACATGTTAGTAGGCTTCAATTAGTACGGCAATTGCATCTACTGCACGCCTATAATTTTAGATGACAAAACGCGATAATTTTCTGGATAAGCAAGACAACCCGAAAAcgaaaaaatatgcaaatattgaTATACGcttattattaatttacttgACGGAGAACATCTAAAAAAACGACTTATTAGTTCAAATCAGGAAAGTCGAGCACTGGTGGAAACATTTAGATGGTTGTTCGTAGCATATTATTCAGTGTGATGATCTAAAATGAATTGGAAGTGATCTAT is part of the Anguilla anguilla isolate fAngAng1 chromosome 10, fAngAng1.pri, whole genome shotgun sequence genome and encodes:
- the LOC118237498 gene encoding N-acetyllactosaminide beta-1,3-N-acetylglucosaminyltransferase 4-like, whose translation is MDFFICGIPASPLCVCTPLTFTCRSDTFQTRWNSRAMKTPRCKIQNSVLGCCILLLTPILCFLFGWVDFGPFQALGRTGVRPAQSDSRNFQNGSFWAKPSHTPSRTPAPVPECPRNGSLADIPRDLPAAHRLFLRHKHCRAFPRLLSPRACPPDLFLLLAVKSTAAQIDRRSALRNTWARAGTIEGKRVRLVFLLGRSQDGVRGYPLQRLLEQESRRFGDILQWDFADSFFNLTLKEVHFLRWFGRECRSARFVLKGDDDVFVHTGNLLEFLRDKSPTDPLFAGDIIRKARPIRHRQTKYFIPVEMFPRNEYPPYAGGGGYLMSRQTVIGLDLAARDTDLFPIDDVFVGMCLEKMKVQLVFHDGFRTFGYRQKSTPFDPCIYRDLMLVHKLTPTEMWVMWSMVNDPNLICARKSLKL